Proteins encoded by one window of Vibrio panuliri:
- a CDS encoding HEPN domain-containing protein: MEKWLNFYRPYYESEEELVTFVERCESLTLDDDNHRAKIMMHQGQRLTNISSLMEEVAAGKDPLKLLFLLVAAENISKLHLSKSEDGYSKFHVKRFFQTFCSNQSKNALVDKIEVIKKPRDLNTVVDALYAIRCDVVHEGHYWGFDFATNTHPSILSSKDGSQILRVRMTFDEFQSIVVKGIISAVKDVL, encoded by the coding sequence GTGGAAAAGTGGTTAAACTTCTATAGACCGTACTATGAATCTGAGGAGGAATTGGTAACTTTCGTCGAGCGTTGTGAGTCACTTACTTTAGATGATGATAACCATCGAGCAAAAATAATGATGCATCAGGGGCAGCGGCTTACCAACATTTCCAGCTTAATGGAGGAAGTTGCGGCAGGTAAAGATCCTCTAAAATTGCTTTTCTTATTAGTTGCGGCTGAAAATATCTCAAAACTGCATTTATCGAAGAGTGAAGACGGTTATTCGAAGTTTCATGTTAAGCGATTTTTCCAAACTTTTTGTAGCAATCAAAGCAAAAACGCTCTGGTCGACAAAATCGAAGTTATTAAAAAGCCTCGTGACTTAAACACTGTAGTAGATGCACTATATGCAATCCGCTGCGATGTCGTTCACGAAGGGCATTATTGGGGCTTTGATTTTGCAACTAACACCCACCCATCAATATTATCTTCGAAAGATGGCTCACAAATCCTCAGAGTTCGCATGACATTCGATGAGTTTCAATCAATTGTAGTCAAAGGTATCATATCTGCAGTTAAAGATGTTCTTTGA
- a CDS encoding GNAT family N-acetyltransferase: MEYKLDIEPSDSDINEVRGGLIQHNTPFLQGIPKSQVGYYAIEGESKVGGVIADIWGNWLLIKFLWVDESVRGKAVGSELLQLLESHAVSEGCKSALVDTLSFQAKPFYEKQGYKCQMVLENYPMDSSLSFLTKSLVEE, translated from the coding sequence ATGGAATATAAACTCGATATTGAACCGTCAGATAGCGATATCAATGAAGTTCGCGGTGGCTTAATTCAACATAATACGCCATTTTTACAAGGCATCCCCAAATCTCAGGTTGGCTATTATGCTATCGAAGGTGAGAGTAAAGTTGGTGGTGTCATCGCTGACATTTGGGGGAACTGGCTTCTTATCAAATTCCTCTGGGTTGATGAATCAGTAAGAGGGAAGGCCGTCGGCAGCGAACTGCTTCAGCTGTTAGAGTCTCATGCGGTATCTGAAGGTTGCAAATCAGCCTTGGTTGATACGCTAAGTTTTCAAGCGAAACCTTTCTATGAAAAGCAAGGTTATAAGTGTCAAATGGTTCTGGAAAACTACCCAATGGATTCGTCGTTATCTTTTTTGACTAAATCACTGGTGGAAGAATAA
- a CDS encoding LysE family translocator, which produces MELIFSEYFTELIAVISITILTIITPGPDFIIVARNSLAYSRRSGVMTAAGVATAVWIHVAYTLAGIGLILSQSIFLYSLIKYLGAAYLIYLGVSCVKGAGNSVSVEAQKSSQSITSFRSYQMGFLNNALNPKATVFFVSLFTQLVSTTTPLSVQIIYGAIVSISCFVWFSCVAMFLNTQGIRRFFLKIQKHIERVMGGVLIAVGLKVASSS; this is translated from the coding sequence ATGGAGTTAATTTTCTCAGAATATTTCACCGAGTTGATCGCTGTAATATCAATCACGATATTGACTATAATCACGCCCGGACCGGATTTCATCATTGTTGCTAGAAACAGCCTTGCGTACTCTCGTCGCTCGGGGGTGATGACAGCAGCAGGCGTAGCGACAGCTGTTTGGATACATGTTGCCTACACACTGGCTGGCATTGGGCTAATTTTGTCACAATCAATTTTCTTATATTCGTTGATAAAATATCTAGGCGCGGCTTATCTGATCTATCTTGGAGTCTCGTGTGTTAAAGGTGCTGGAAACTCCGTTTCTGTTGAAGCTCAAAAGAGTAGTCAGTCTATTACATCTTTCCGTTCTTACCAGATGGGCTTTTTGAATAACGCATTGAACCCTAAAGCCACCGTGTTTTTTGTCAGTTTGTTCACTCAGTTGGTCAGCACTACAACTCCCCTTAGCGTTCAAATTATTTATGGCGCAATTGTATCAATTTCGTGCTTTGTGTGGTTTTCGTGTGTGGCCATGTTCCTTAATACGCAAGGAATACGACGCTTTTTCTTGAAAATTCAAAAGCATATTGAGCGAGTCATGGGTGGCGTTTTAATTGCTGTTGGGTTAAAAGTAGCGAGTTCATCGTGA
- a CDS encoding retron St85 family RNA-directed DNA polymerase encodes MANLVNLKTYLWALGTIQPASANEAHQFIKLMTNVTSDVYSESDLDDAIKRSLSLGYIENVSKKNELYILTAKGGEFLGKNLRLLRDKNRLFLLKSIRSATFQSKDSPEQDVAGVSPPKVFRSSLKAAPWPENSLSPGALPQTQRVFWPRVSEQLQIGSISGESLPSIKLNFYSKNKLSDINDNTTAIDALSESIGISPRLLSSFIKAPSSHYRTFSLQKKSSSGTRIINSPRAFIKTVQYWLHDYFLFRLKLHDCCFSFRQKVSIKDNAKVHLNSNFILCLDIESFFDNITTENVYSCLVRNKIDENIASVIAGITTLDNSLPQGAPTSPIISNAYLYDFDQSMLELCAKNKMTYSRYADDLTFGSNDYMSLKDLIPTIAESLRSYRLRINKKKTRIISSNNSQVITGVSINNGVLRPSRKLRKEIRVAFYQAKTNKNVDALPKLYGYINYLKSFEDGDTDYNLELYQGTIDELKGITKQSR; translated from the coding sequence ATGGCTAATTTGGTAAATCTTAAAACATATCTGTGGGCATTAGGGACAATTCAACCGGCGTCAGCTAATGAAGCGCATCAATTTATTAAACTTATGACTAATGTTACCTCAGATGTTTACTCTGAGTCAGATCTCGATGATGCAATAAAAAGATCATTATCACTAGGTTATATAGAAAATGTATCCAAGAAAAATGAACTTTATATCTTAACTGCGAAGGGTGGTGAATTTTTAGGCAAAAATTTAAGGTTATTACGTGATAAAAATCGGTTGTTCTTGCTTAAATCTATTAGGAGTGCTACTTTTCAATCTAAGGATTCTCCTGAACAGGATGTGGCTGGTGTATCACCACCCAAAGTGTTTAGGTCAAGTTTAAAAGCAGCTCCGTGGCCAGAAAACTCTCTGTCCCCAGGGGCCCTCCCCCAAACCCAGAGAGTTTTCTGGCCACGGGTCTCAGAGCAATTACAGATTGGTTCTATCTCAGGGGAATCCTTACCTTCAATCAAGTTGAATTTCTACTCAAAGAACAAACTATCAGATATAAATGATAATACGACAGCAATTGATGCTTTATCTGAATCGATTGGTATAAGTCCCAGATTGCTGAGCAGTTTTATAAAAGCTCCTTCAAGTCATTATCGAACTTTTTCACTTCAAAAAAAATCCAGCAGTGGAACTCGTATAATTAATTCCCCGCGAGCTTTTATAAAAACTGTTCAATATTGGCTCCATGATTATTTTTTATTTCGTTTGAAATTGCATGATTGTTGTTTTTCATTTAGACAGAAAGTGTCTATTAAAGATAATGCAAAAGTTCATTTAAATAGTAATTTTATACTTTGCTTAGATATAGAGTCATTTTTTGACAATATAACGACGGAGAATGTCTACTCATGTCTAGTTAGAAATAAAATAGACGAGAATATTGCCTCTGTAATTGCAGGAATTACCACTTTAGATAATTCTTTGCCGCAAGGCGCTCCAACTAGTCCTATAATTTCCAATGCTTACCTTTATGATTTTGACCAATCCATGTTGGAACTTTGTGCTAAAAATAAGATGACCTATAGCAGATATGCTGACGATTTAACATTTGGTTCCAACGATTATATGTCATTGAAAGATTTAATTCCCACGATAGCAGAAAGTTTACGGAGTTATAGGTTAAGAATTAACAAAAAGAAAACTAGGATCATTAGTTCTAATAATTCTCAGGTAATCACAGGTGTATCGATTAACAATGGTGTATTAAGGCCAAGTAGAAAACTGAGAAAAGAAATTCGTGTGGCTTTTTATCAAGCAAAAACAAATAAAAATGTTGATGCTTTACCAAAGCTCTACGGATACATTAATTATCTTAAAAGCTTTGAAGATGGCGATACTGATTATAACCTTGAACTATATCAAGGCACGATCGACGAATTAAAGGGTATAACAAAGCAATCAAGGTGA
- a CDS encoding phosphoribosylaminoimidazolesuccinocarboxamide synthase — protein MSLADQVLAVNDDLPIRTNKPVHSGKVRSVYWLTEEDSQRLIKEKGYDVAPDAPLAIMVISDRISAFDCIWRGEGGLKGVPGKGAALNAISNHWFELFKQNGLADSHILDIPHPLVWIVQKATPIKIEAICRKYITGSMWRAYSKGEREFCGIELPEGLEKDKVLPELLMTPSTKGILTGIPGVPEADDVNITRKNIEDNFAAFNFSSVADIAEYEKLLKQGFNVISEALDKVDQMFVDTKFEFGYVTDAAGNEKLIYMDEVGTPDSSRIWDKTAYQQGKIVENSKEDFRQFLLNHFPDADILLNKDRMPEREALARDNELPLETLMDVSKTYTAIAEKVTGRPIVLSANPKQEIIDVLGSQYGLID, from the coding sequence ATGAGTCTCGCTGATCAAGTCCTCGCCGTTAACGACGATCTCCCTATTCGCACCAACAAACCAGTTCATAGTGGTAAAGTCCGCTCTGTTTATTGGCTAACTGAAGAAGACAGCCAACGCCTAATCAAAGAAAAAGGCTACGATGTTGCTCCAGATGCACCACTGGCCATTATGGTCATTAGTGATCGTATCTCTGCTTTCGACTGCATTTGGCGTGGCGAAGGCGGCTTAAAAGGTGTACCAGGAAAAGGCGCAGCATTGAACGCTATTTCAAATCATTGGTTTGAACTGTTTAAGCAAAACGGTCTTGCGGATAGTCACATTCTCGACATCCCTCACCCACTAGTGTGGATCGTACAAAAAGCGACGCCAATTAAGATCGAAGCGATCTGTCGTAAATACATCACGGGTTCAATGTGGCGTGCTTACAGCAAGGGCGAGCGCGAGTTTTGTGGCATTGAACTGCCTGAAGGCTTGGAAAAAGACAAAGTATTGCCCGAGTTGTTAATGACACCATCAACTAAAGGTATTTTGACTGGTATTCCTGGGGTTCCAGAAGCCGATGATGTCAACATTACGCGTAAAAACATCGAAGATAACTTCGCCGCATTTAACTTCTCATCTGTTGCCGATATCGCCGAGTACGAAAAACTGCTGAAACAAGGCTTCAATGTGATTAGCGAAGCGCTCGACAAGGTTGATCAAATGTTTGTCGATACGAAGTTTGAGTTCGGCTATGTCACTGATGCTGCCGGAAACGAAAAACTTATCTACATGGATGAAGTGGGTACGCCTGACTCGTCAAGAATCTGGGATAAAACTGCGTATCAACAAGGCAAGATTGTTGAAAACTCAAAAGAAGATTTCCGCCAGTTCCTACTCAACCACTTCCCTGATGCAGATATCTTACTCAATAAAGATCGAATGCCTGAGCGTGAAGCGCTGGCTCGCGATAATGAGTTACCTCTTGAGACCCTGATGGACGTTTCCAAGACCTATACAGCCATTGCTGAGAAAGTAACCGGTCGTCCAATTGTATTGAGCGCTAACCCTAAACAAGAAATCATTGATGTTCTTGGGTCGCAATATGGCCTGATCGATTAA
- a CDS encoding histidine phosphatase family protein, with protein MTKKIYVIRHGETVFHSERKLQGHCNSPLTNKGEAQARSVGAELKKHLSGQNYQVYCSSLGRAVQTANIICEAISFPQLDLLQDDRLKEFSLGAWEQQTISDLVENNPNLLDQRDWYLRAPDCESYESVRNRLLSWLSELPDEQDVVVVSHGLTGIVLRGILQNYSYQDVWLQDLPQDAFFIVENDVAKRVNCKLIEAVA; from the coding sequence ATGACTAAGAAGATATACGTTATAAGACATGGTGAGACGGTGTTTCACTCAGAGCGAAAATTGCAAGGGCATTGCAATTCGCCGCTTACGAACAAAGGAGAGGCGCAAGCGCGTTCTGTTGGGGCTGAGTTAAAGAAGCATTTGTCTGGGCAGAATTATCAAGTGTATTGCAGCTCGCTTGGCCGAGCCGTACAGACTGCAAATATTATCTGTGAGGCAATTAGTTTTCCCCAATTAGATTTGTTGCAGGATGATCGCTTAAAGGAGTTTTCGCTGGGTGCTTGGGAGCAACAGACCATTTCAGATTTGGTTGAAAATAATCCTAACTTGCTCGATCAAAGAGATTGGTATCTACGAGCACCAGATTGTGAGTCCTATGAGTCTGTTCGAAACAGACTACTCTCATGGCTTTCTGAGTTGCCGGATGAGCAAGATGTTGTAGTCGTGAGCCATGGCCTTACAGGAATCGTTTTGAGAGGGATTTTACAAAATTACTCTTATCAAGATGTTTGGCTTCAAGATCTACCGCAAGATGCGTTTTTCATCGTTGAAAATGATGTTGCGAAAAGAGTGAACTGTAAGCTGATTGAGGCAGTAGCATAA
- a CDS encoding LysR family transcriptional regulator, whose protein sequence is MDFLALSRISLKHLTVLHVMLSTNSVTQTANTLCVTASSVSKIISQLREQLNDELFYRDGSQLVPTPFALSIAPQIHKILASMNGILHQGDFKPEAFTGSISLSMRESTFELFAAKIGEICMQLPKANQIKVYAKEQMSFDALIRGQVDFMLLPHDISQPPTKNHELVWQQVFSDEMICLMSPNHPLVNQSLSVEAYLAHQHIGIHDKDLSEPFFEQNLKQQYGERHVAISVSDFGSAAVMCHQSNYLLTCSKMWANRAFQAKGLLQKPLPFEYGKVAYSLVWNQASLNDPALQWLHSQLLGNSEHH, encoded by the coding sequence ATGGATTTTCTTGCTCTCTCTCGTATTAGCCTCAAGCACTTAACCGTTTTGCATGTCATGCTCAGCACCAATAGCGTGACCCAAACCGCCAATACTCTGTGTGTCACAGCATCAAGCGTGAGTAAAATCATTAGTCAGCTACGCGAACAACTCAATGATGAGCTCTTTTACCGCGACGGTTCACAACTTGTTCCAACGCCATTTGCGCTCAGCATCGCCCCCCAGATCCATAAAATACTCGCCAGTATGAATGGTATTCTGCATCAAGGTGATTTCAAACCTGAAGCCTTCACCGGCTCAATCTCTCTTTCAATGCGCGAGAGCACCTTTGAACTGTTTGCCGCTAAAATCGGTGAGATTTGCATGCAACTGCCGAAGGCAAACCAAATTAAAGTCTATGCAAAAGAGCAGATGAGCTTTGACGCTCTTATTCGCGGTCAGGTCGATTTTATGCTGCTACCGCACGATATCAGCCAACCTCCGACCAAGAACCACGAGCTTGTTTGGCAACAGGTCTTTAGTGATGAAATGATCTGTTTGATGAGCCCTAACCATCCATTAGTCAATCAGTCATTGAGCGTTGAGGCCTATCTCGCTCACCAACATATTGGTATTCATGACAAGGATCTCTCTGAGCCGTTTTTCGAGCAGAACTTAAAACAACAGTATGGGGAGCGCCATGTAGCGATATCTGTATCGGATTTTGGTTCTGCTGCCGTAATGTGCCATCAGTCAAACTACTTACTAACTTGCTCGAAGATGTGGGCAAATAGAGCCTTTCAGGCCAAAGGGTTACTGCAAAAACCACTGCCGTTTGAGTATGGCAAAGTGGCATATAGTTTGGTGTGGAATCAGGCAAGTCTCAACGACCCCGCCTTGCAGTGGCTGCACTCTCAGTTATTGGGAAACAGTGAGCATCATTAG